A region of Streptomyces deccanensis DNA encodes the following proteins:
- a CDS encoding RICIN domain-containing protein produces MRSRSSSPPGSGSVARHRTLLVSPRGSGQTAPLDRWHDTTGNNQWCKLADVGGSYHRLVNARNETWCADVDSGSMTVGARVIPWPAGTNTNQEWQIVGL; encoded by the coding sequence ATGCGCTCAAGGTCGAGCTCACCGCCGGGCAGTGGTTCAGTCGCCCGCCACCGGACGCTCCTGGTCAGCCCCAGGGGTTCCGGCCAAACCGCCCCACTCGACCGATGGCACGACACCACCGGCAACAACCAGTGGTGCAAGCTCGCCGACGTAGGCGGCAGCTACCACCGCCTCGTCAACGCCCGCAATGAAACCTGGTGCGCGGACGTGGACAGCGGGTCGATGACCGTCGGCGCCCGTGTCATCCCATGGCCCGCCGGCACCAACACGAACCAGGAGTGGCAGATCGTCGGCCTGTGA
- a CDS encoding AraC family transcriptional regulator, which produces MRPADLGDGDPAFGGAILRLDFHPPEERVPGFEIIDLATLHDRRRRRGRRPDLVHRVDFHTLTLITEGSGEHAIDFVTYPCRPGTLLWVRPGQVQSYVRPGTANGTHLLFTPAFPPHSSSADRLVNEWYGSACWQLGTRPAYAVLSTLLGQLRAEYDRPEQTVSAEILQLLLATVLLQIDRLPHPEGSGDPHAGGEVYTRFRAELERSYATTRRAADYAHSLGYTVKTLTRACMAATGQPVKHVIDGRVALEGRRLLAHTDEPVATIARRLGFPEPTNFGKFFARHTGVTPGAFRQTHQVHQ; this is translated from the coding sequence ATGCGTCCTGCAGACCTAGGCGACGGTGATCCCGCCTTCGGTGGCGCCATTCTTCGGCTCGACTTCCACCCGCCCGAGGAGCGGGTCCCGGGCTTCGAGATCATCGATCTCGCCACGCTGCACGATCGACGGCGGCGGCGGGGCCGACGGCCCGACCTGGTGCACCGGGTGGACTTCCACACCCTCACGCTGATCACGGAGGGCAGTGGGGAGCATGCGATCGACTTCGTCACCTACCCGTGCCGCCCCGGCACCCTGTTGTGGGTCCGGCCGGGCCAGGTCCAGAGCTACGTCCGGCCCGGCACGGCGAACGGCACCCACCTGCTGTTCACGCCGGCGTTTCCCCCGCACAGCAGCAGCGCGGACCGGCTGGTGAACGAGTGGTACGGCTCGGCTTGCTGGCAGCTGGGCACGCGTCCCGCGTACGCGGTGCTGTCCACCCTGCTGGGCCAACTGCGGGCCGAGTACGACCGTCCGGAGCAGACGGTCTCGGCGGAGATCCTTCAACTCCTGCTGGCCACCGTGCTGTTGCAGATCGACCGGCTGCCTCACCCCGAGGGCAGCGGTGACCCGCACGCAGGCGGCGAGGTCTACACCCGGTTCCGCGCCGAGTTGGAGCGCTCCTACGCCACCACCCGTCGTGCCGCCGACTACGCGCACAGCCTCGGATACACCGTCAAGACGCTCACCCGCGCCTGCATGGCCGCCACCGGACAACCCGTGAAACACGTCATCGACGGCCGCGTGGCCCTGGAGGGTCGGCGTCTGCTCGCCCACACCGACGAGCCAGTGGCGACCATCGCCCGCCGCCTCGGCTTTCCCGAACCCACCAACTTCGGCAAGTTTTTCGCCCGCCACACCGGCGTGACCCCCGGCGCCTTTCGTCAGACCCACCAGGTACACCAGTGA
- a CDS encoding glycosyl hydrolase family 95 catalytic domain-containing protein yields MDLSLDRRRFLTAAALTAGAAALPGGFLSGKASAAVPPQITVPSRGIYDTSPASSWTDGFLTGNGEYGAILHGAATLEKVVFNYHRLVLPNGTRSVKPPVLSGRLEGVRDKALAGNYAGANSDFASGWSLRWTQTYHPAYELRISTPGMTTVNDYGRVNDFRTGEVSSSWTDQYGTWTRRAFVSRADNVIVHELTPAPGRTVDTTLSVNTALDGLPGSLSFTTRATTSNGSGYLNLRGTYPAGQGAFGYEGVTRVVATGSGSSVSASGSTIVVAKATKVILLTKLDRYESSTAWNSEPLHAELAGLGTDYTALRSAHSALHTELYDRSRLDLNVSDADRKLSVSELIARQNANRSVIDLALLERLYDSGRYLFISSSGVLPPRLTGIWTGAWNGAWADDFTTDANINLQVAGSNILDLTDVMEGYFDLILDQLDDWRTNATNLYGARGFLAPSRTDGEYGHMLHFNNGSFPGQCWTGGADWLLYPMLEYYEVTGDSDFYRTKLAPALMELALFYEDFLTRTDANGKAVFVPSFSMENSPGNTGVCLSINATGDIMAGKHALQAAIDAANTLGVEQGSGQGVARWTALLQKIPDYRINSDNALAEWSWPTLSDRYDHRHIQHLYGAWPLHEINPEEEPALVRPALKALEKRGDQNVSAHGSLHRALAGARLKDGAKVYDNLKKIIGNNMVFKSMMTSHNPNLDIYNADAAHAFPGVLAEALLYTRPGVLEILPALPDQLAKGAITGVRARGRIRIHTFDWDLSARTAALSVTSAVDQTITLISRRGLTSVDTTASVASSPLGTHARKITLTAGQRTDITVSLLTGWFKLVNRRSGKALDVQGGGTANGAKIIQYASSSATNQQWQFLPNADGSFRLLARHSGKVLDSPGGSNQGTQLVQWQDAGGDNQWWKLVDAGGGYHRLVNARNDTWCADVESGSMTDGARVIQWPIGTGTNQEWQIIGL; encoded by the coding sequence ATGGACCTCTCCCTGGACCGCAGGCGTTTCCTGACCGCCGCAGCACTGACCGCCGGAGCGGCCGCCCTTCCCGGCGGCTTCCTTTCGGGTAAGGCCTCGGCCGCCGTACCACCGCAGATCACCGTCCCCAGCCGCGGAATCTACGACACCTCCCCCGCCTCCTCCTGGACCGACGGCTTCCTCACCGGCAACGGCGAGTACGGCGCCATCCTCCATGGGGCGGCCACCCTGGAGAAGGTTGTCTTCAACTACCACCGCCTGGTGCTCCCGAACGGCACCCGCAGCGTGAAGCCGCCCGTTCTCTCCGGCCGCCTGGAGGGCGTACGGGACAAGGCGCTGGCAGGAAACTACGCCGGTGCCAACAGCGACTTCGCCTCAGGATGGTCACTGCGCTGGACGCAGACCTACCACCCAGCGTACGAACTGCGCATCAGCACCCCCGGTATGACCACCGTCAACGACTACGGCCGGGTCAACGACTTCCGTACCGGCGAGGTCAGCTCCAGCTGGACCGACCAGTACGGCACCTGGACCCGCAGGGCCTTCGTCTCCCGCGCCGACAACGTGATCGTCCACGAGCTGACCCCCGCGCCCGGCCGCACCGTCGACACCACGCTCAGCGTCAACACGGCGCTCGACGGGCTGCCCGGCAGTCTGAGCTTCACCACCCGCGCCACCACGAGCAACGGCTCCGGTTATCTGAACCTGCGCGGCACCTACCCCGCCGGACAGGGCGCCTTCGGCTACGAGGGCGTCACCCGCGTCGTCGCCACGGGGTCCGGCTCCTCCGTCAGCGCCAGTGGTTCCACCATCGTCGTGGCCAAGGCAACCAAGGTGATCCTGCTGACCAAGCTGGACCGTTACGAGTCCTCCACCGCGTGGAACTCCGAGCCGTTGCACGCCGAGCTGGCCGGGCTGGGCACCGATTACACGGCGCTGCGGTCGGCGCACTCCGCCCTCCACACCGAGCTGTACGACCGTTCCCGCCTCGACCTGAACGTCTCCGACGCCGACCGCAAGCTCTCCGTCAGCGAGCTGATAGCCCGCCAGAACGCCAACCGGAGCGTCATCGATCTTGCCCTTCTGGAGCGCCTCTACGACTCGGGCCGTTACCTCTTCATCAGCTCCAGCGGCGTACTCCCGCCTCGTCTCACCGGCATCTGGACGGGCGCGTGGAACGGCGCCTGGGCCGATGACTTCACCACCGACGCCAACATCAACCTCCAGGTCGCCGGCAGCAACATCCTCGACCTCACCGACGTCATGGAGGGCTACTTCGACCTGATCCTCGACCAGCTCGACGACTGGCGCACCAATGCCACCAACCTCTACGGCGCCCGTGGCTTCCTCGCCCCCTCCCGCACTGACGGCGAGTACGGCCACATGCTCCACTTCAACAACGGCTCCTTCCCCGGCCAGTGTTGGACCGGTGGCGCCGACTGGCTGCTCTACCCCATGTTGGAGTACTACGAGGTCACCGGCGACAGCGACTTCTACCGCACCAAGCTGGCCCCCGCCCTGATGGAACTGGCCCTGTTCTACGAGGACTTCCTCACCCGCACCGACGCCAACGGCAAGGCCGTCTTCGTGCCGTCCTTCTCCATGGAGAACTCCCCCGGCAACACCGGCGTGTGCCTGTCGATCAACGCAACCGGCGACATCATGGCCGGCAAGCACGCCCTGCAGGCCGCCATCGACGCCGCCAACACCCTCGGCGTCGAGCAGGGCAGCGGCCAGGGCGTCGCCCGCTGGACCGCGCTCCTGCAGAAGATCCCCGACTACCGCATCAACAGCGACAACGCGCTCGCCGAATGGTCCTGGCCCACGTTGAGCGACCGCTACGACCACCGGCATATCCAGCACCTGTACGGCGCCTGGCCGCTGCACGAGATCAACCCCGAGGAGGAACCCGCACTCGTCCGCCCTGCGCTCAAGGCGCTCGAGAAGCGCGGCGACCAGAACGTCTCCGCCCATGGCAGTCTCCACCGCGCCCTCGCCGGCGCCCGGCTCAAGGACGGCGCGAAGGTCTACGACAACCTCAAGAAGATCATCGGCAACAACATGGTGTTCAAGTCGATGATGACGTCCCACAACCCGAACCTCGACATCTACAACGCTGACGCCGCCCACGCCTTCCCGGGCGTACTCGCCGAAGCCCTGCTCTACACCCGCCCCGGTGTCCTGGAGATCCTGCCGGCCCTTCCCGACCAACTCGCCAAGGGCGCCATCACTGGTGTGCGGGCCCGCGGCCGGATCCGGATCCACACCTTCGACTGGGACCTGTCCGCCCGCACCGCCGCCCTCTCCGTCACCTCCGCCGTCGACCAGACCATCACCCTCATAAGCCGCCGCGGCCTGACGTCCGTGGACACCACGGCGAGCGTCGCCTCCTCCCCCCTGGGCACCCACGCGCGCAAGATCACGCTCACCGCCGGGCAGCGCACGGACATCACCGTCTCTCTGCTGACCGGCTGGTTCAAGCTCGTCAACCGACGCAGCGGCAAGGCCTTGGACGTCCAGGGGGGCGGCACGGCCAACGGCGCGAAGATCATCCAGTACGCCTCGTCGAGCGCCACCAACCAGCAGTGGCAGTTCCTACCCAACGCCGACGGCTCCTTCCGTTTGCTCGCCCGCCACAGCGGCAAGGTCCTTGACAGCCCCGGCGGGTCCAACCAGGGCACCCAGCTGGTCCAGTGGCAGGACGCGGGCGGCGACAACCAGTGGTGGAAGCTCGTCGACGCGGGCGGCGGCTACCACCGCCTCGTCAACGCACGCAACGACACGTGGTGCGCGGACGTGGAAAGCGGGTCGATGACCGACGGCGCGCGCGTCATCCAATGGCCCATCGGCACCGGCACGAACCAGGAATGGCAGATCATCGGCCTGTGA